The Populus trichocarpa isolate Nisqually-1 chromosome 2, P.trichocarpa_v4.1, whole genome shotgun sequence genome has a window encoding:
- the LOC7483787 gene encoding uncharacterized protein LOC7483787, producing MRCKKHPGDLSGGVGVCASCLRERLFALIAAQAQIQQQQQIAQFAKAHNHHHSRAAAVVDESRKSDSNSQYLQQPPPPLIFPRSVSPYVARRKSDDSSSWSDHNHHYNLRFYSTPQLGPTYTTPSSTTTTAAYKKQSQKFSLFSNLFRSRSDKFKTDSTGRRDSIEPPSSSSPSWFSMVFSGRRRKQSRQLPMEYSGTVSGEPRQRLDRGMSPARGADSDKDCENCDRSPSGSGCSSESSPGWKKTPVASGVMRRGKAGHPRNVSGLAFCLSPLVRASPKPNWNQKGGLPPELGYSGEVRAPVRPHLSTAASFCANRSRKLADFGRVNHNH from the coding sequence ATGAGGTGCAAAAAACACCCGGGCGACCTCAGCGGCGGCGTGGGCGTATGCGCCTCTTGTCTCCGAGAACGCTTATTTGCATTAATCGCCGCTCAGGCTCAaatacagcagcagcagcaaataGCACAATTCGCAAAGGCACATAACCATCACCATTCACGCGCCGCTGCGGTAGTAGATGAAAGCCGTAAATCAGATTCTAACTCTCAATATCTACAACAACCACCTCCACCTTTGATATTTCCTCGCTCTGTCTCTCCTTACGTTGCTCGCCGTAAATCCGACGACTCCTCCTCCTGGTCCGACCACAACCACCACTATAACCTCCGTTTCTACAGCACTCCTCAGCTGGGCCCTACCTACACCACCCCTTCCTCAACCACAACAACCGCGGCGTACAAGAAGCAAAGCCAAAAATTCTcgcttttttctaatttattcaGGTCCAGATCCGACAAATTCAAAACAGACTCGACTGGCCGCCGTGATTCTATTGAGCCACCATCTTCTTCTTCGCCTTCCTGGTTCTCGATGGTCTTCTCCGGTCGTCGGAGAAAGCAATCAAGGCAATTGCCCATGGAATATTCCGGCACGGTTAGCGGAGAGCCTCGCCAGAGGTTGGATCGAGGAATGTCGCCAGCGAGAGGTGCGGATTCCGACAAGGATTGCGAGAATTGCGACCGGTCACCGTCAGGGAGCGGCTGCTCGTCAGAGTCGTCGCCGGGGTGGAAAAAGACACCAGTAGCGTCGGGTGTGATGCGGCGGGGGAAGGCGGGACACCCTAGGAACGTGTCTGGATTGGCGTTTTGTTTGAGTCCTCTTGTCAGGGCGAGCCCTAAACCGAATTGGAACCAGAAGGGAGGATTGCCGCCTGAATTGGGATATTCTGGTGAGGTTAGGGCTCCTGTGAGGCCGCATCTGTCCACCGCGGCGTCGTTTTGCGCGAACCGATCGAGGAAGCTTGCGGATTTTGGTAGGGTCAATCATAACCATTGA
- the LOC7453906 gene encoding ras-related protein RABH1b: MAPVSALAKYKLVFLGDQSVGKTSIITRFMYDKFDNTYQATIGIDFLSKTMYLEDRTVRLQLWDTAGQERFRSLIPSYIRDSSVAVIVFDVASRQSFLNTSKWIEEVRSERGSDVIIVLVGNKTDLVDKRQVSIEEGEAKARDLNVMFIETSAKAGFNIKALFRKIAAALPGMETLSSSKQEDMVDVNLKSSNANASQSQQQSGGCAC, encoded by the exons ATGGCACCGGTATCGGCGTTGGCCAAGTACAAGTTGGTGTTCTTGGGGGATCAGTCTGTGGGAAAAACCAGTATTATCACTCGCTTCATGTACGACAAATTCGACAATACCTATCAG GCTACCATTggtattgattttttatcaaagacGATGTACCTTGAAGATCGAACTGTTAGGCTGCAACTCTG GGACACTGCAGGACAGGAAAGGTTCAGGAGTCTCATCCCAAGTTATATTAGGGATTCCTCTGTGGCAGTCATTGTTTTTGATGTTGCAA GCAGGCAATCTTTCTTGAATACTTCAAAGTGGATTGAAGAAGTTCGCTCTGAGCGGGGGAGCGATGTTATCATTGTACTTGTTGGGAATAAAACAGATCTTGTGGACAAAAG GCAGGTATCAATAGAGGAAGGAGAAGCTAAAGCCCGTGACCTCAACGTCATGTTTATTGAAACTAGCGCAAAGGCTGGCTTCAATATAAAG GCACTGTTCCGGAAGATTGCAGCAGCCTTACCAGGAATGGAAACACTCTCTTCAAGTAAGCAAGAAGATATGGTTGATGTCAACCTGAAGTCTTCCAATGCAAATGCATCACAGTCCCAACAACAATCAGGAGGATGCGCCTGCTAA